The Microbacterium sp. Nx66 genome contains a region encoding:
- a CDS encoding replication-associated recombination protein A — protein MSSPSALLSGQTPLAVRMRPVSLEEVAGQRHLLRAGSPIVALADPEASSPGAVSIILWGPPGTGKTTLAQAIARSSGRRFVELSAITAGVKDVREVMQEAITQRDLYGQTTILFLDEIHRFTKAQQDALLPGVENGWVILIAATTENPSFSVISPLLSRSLLLTLQPLTDDDIGMLVDRAVSDARGLGGAVALTDEARSALIRLASGDARRALTGLEAAAAVALSHAATADDDSEDQESTVPEVTADDVAQAVDKALLRYDRQGDEHYDVISAFIKSIRGSDPDAALHYLARMIEAGEDPRFIARRLVISASEDVGLADPQALGIAVAAADAVAFIGMPEGRIPLAEATVYLATTAKSNAAYVGIDAAIADIRAGGFGRVPLHLRDAHYPGAKRLGHGRGYRYAHDSEFGIVPQQYLPDELDGRHYYEPKNLGAERDISARLERIRRILGDR, from the coding sequence ATGTCCTCTCCCTCCGCCCTGCTCTCCGGGCAGACACCGCTCGCCGTGCGCATGCGTCCGGTGTCGCTGGAAGAGGTCGCGGGACAGCGCCACCTGCTGCGGGCCGGGTCGCCCATCGTCGCCCTCGCCGATCCGGAGGCCAGCTCGCCCGGTGCGGTGTCGATCATCCTCTGGGGCCCGCCCGGCACCGGGAAGACCACGCTCGCCCAGGCCATCGCCCGGTCCTCCGGCCGCCGGTTCGTCGAGCTCTCGGCCATCACCGCCGGCGTGAAGGACGTGCGGGAGGTCATGCAGGAGGCGATCACCCAGCGCGACCTCTACGGGCAGACGACGATCCTCTTCCTCGACGAGATCCACCGCTTCACCAAGGCCCAGCAGGACGCCCTGCTGCCCGGCGTGGAGAACGGCTGGGTCATCCTCATCGCCGCCACCACGGAGAACCCCTCGTTCTCGGTGATCTCGCCTCTGCTGTCCCGGTCGCTGCTGCTCACCCTGCAGCCGCTCACCGATGACGACATCGGCATGCTCGTGGATCGGGCGGTGTCGGACGCCCGCGGACTCGGAGGCGCGGTCGCGCTCACCGACGAGGCGCGGTCGGCCCTCATCCGCCTCGCGTCGGGGGACGCCCGTCGCGCCCTCACGGGGCTGGAGGCCGCCGCCGCGGTGGCGCTCTCGCACGCGGCGACGGCCGACGACGACAGCGAGGACCAGGAGTCGACCGTCCCCGAGGTCACCGCCGACGATGTGGCGCAGGCCGTCGACAAGGCTCTGCTCCGCTACGACCGGCAGGGCGACGAGCACTATGACGTCATCAGCGCCTTCATCAAGTCGATCCGAGGCTCCGACCCGGACGCCGCGCTGCACTACCTCGCCCGCATGATCGAGGCGGGGGAGGACCCGCGGTTCATCGCCCGGCGGCTCGTCATCTCCGCGTCCGAGGACGTCGGGCTCGCCGACCCCCAGGCGCTCGGCATCGCCGTGGCCGCCGCCGACGCCGTGGCCTTCATCGGGATGCCGGAGGGACGCATCCCGCTCGCGGAGGCCACCGTGTACCTGGCCACGACCGCGAAGTCGAACGCGGCGTATGTCGGCATCGACGCGGCCATCGCCGACATCCGGGCCGGAGGGTTCGGGCGCGTGCCGCTGCACCTCCGCGACGCCCACTACCCGGGGGCCAAGCGCCTGGGCCACGGCCGCGGCTATCGCTACGCGCACGACAGCGAGTTCGGGATCGTGCCGCAGCAGTACCTGCCGGACGAGCTCGACGGACGCCACTACTACGAGCCGAAGAACCTGGGCGCGGAGCGCGACATCAGTGCACGGCTGGAGCGCATCCGCCGGATCCTCGGCGACCGGTGA
- a CDS encoding winged helix-turn-helix domain-containing protein, with amino-acid sequence MSAPTRVAPALVGSRIAVAEVARPVRPEPVDADALLHALTGSGAEVVRIVSLRDDQAIPAGTKRTAHRIATGQVDAVLFPAAEGVPGLLTIFERLGMLDAVRARARASRLLLATADLTATAQLAELGLAASTACGPTAEDLARTVIDHFARAGRERRTDVGDVAVRSGGILIDGVFVPLSRGAVSVMEALFVADGRVLSRTEIGQVLPGGRRSPRAVEVAVARLREALGDVDLVQTVVKRGYRLAVLDD; translated from the coding sequence ATGAGCGCGCCCACCCGCGTGGCCCCGGCACTCGTGGGTTCCCGCATCGCGGTCGCCGAGGTGGCACGGCCGGTGCGGCCCGAGCCCGTCGACGCCGACGCGCTCCTGCACGCCCTCACCGGCAGCGGGGCGGAGGTCGTGCGGATCGTGTCACTGCGGGACGATCAGGCGATCCCCGCCGGCACGAAGCGAACGGCGCACCGCATCGCGACCGGCCAGGTCGACGCTGTGCTGTTCCCCGCCGCCGAAGGCGTGCCAGGCCTCCTGACGATCTTCGAGCGCCTCGGCATGCTCGATGCGGTGCGTGCTCGCGCGCGGGCTTCGCGGTTGCTCCTGGCGACCGCCGACCTCACAGCGACGGCTCAGCTGGCGGAGCTCGGACTGGCCGCGTCCACAGCGTGCGGGCCGACGGCGGAAGACCTCGCCCGCACGGTCATCGATCACTTCGCCCGCGCGGGGCGCGAACGGCGGACGGACGTCGGCGACGTGGCGGTACGCAGCGGGGGCATTCTCATCGACGGCGTGTTCGTCCCGCTCTCCCGCGGAGCCGTGAGCGTCATGGAAGCGCTGTTCGTGGCCGACGGGCGGGTGCTCAGCCGGACGGAGATCGGGCAGGTGCTCCCGGGCGGGCGGCGGAGTCCTCGAGCCGTCGAGGTCGCTGTGGCGCGGCTCCGCGAGGCCCTCGGCGACGTCGACCTCGTGCAGACCGTGGTCAAGCGCGGCTATCGACTCGCGGTGCTCGACGACTGA
- a CDS encoding NAD(P)/FAD-dependent oxidoreductase: MDDNAARTAEIVVVGAGVAAHRFVARMLEDPERDVRITVFGDEGRLPYDRSGLARVVAGAAASGIDLDRAPFRDDRVRLIDDDRVLRIDRAGRRVRTRSRRWYDYDALVLATGTHARPLEVPGIRARGAFTFRAMEDAQTLRAFLAIRRTELPRALRAVVVGGDESGVDVALALDEAGVQTTLVATADRLLPSVLSAPAAAALRRVMEARGITVRTRTRLTRVDPDEAGAVTAVEFQDGTFARADLVVTTGARARDELARNAGLPVRQGGGVIVDAAGQTEDERILAIGDVAVGVGQLERGVEAACSSADRAVAALCGAPLTDRGPRRWYGRPGGIDLAVLRIDDVRGSAFAVPLSALDGRRFGEILLSADARQVYGTTTIGEQGEAWLARFSRDDTDRRAEVRVLLASAASDDRADECGHGLLTLPLDALSVELDRRGIRTFADALAAAGESRDCGPCLRRLAVALLQRDPAPADTPDRRPGVRLRGSAAASVVDVEVEVGREIDAALLLVIGRLAQRHDATIGLGEGTITVGGIRGGDLPRVLAGLRAAGAVIRTSEPEAGGRHPMTPLVGPADGGTRRRRDLDRSGTGTAAGVRSAEGAR; the protein is encoded by the coding sequence ATGGACGACAACGCAGCGCGCACAGCGGAGATCGTCGTCGTGGGGGCGGGCGTTGCGGCGCACCGCTTCGTCGCGCGGATGCTGGAGGATCCGGAGCGGGACGTGCGGATCACGGTGTTCGGAGACGAGGGGCGGCTGCCTTATGACCGCTCCGGGCTGGCGCGGGTGGTCGCGGGCGCCGCGGCATCGGGCATCGATCTCGACCGGGCGCCGTTCCGCGACGATCGGGTGCGGTTGATCGACGACGACCGGGTGCTGCGTATCGACAGGGCGGGACGCCGCGTGCGGACCCGTTCGCGCCGCTGGTACGACTACGACGCGCTCGTCCTGGCGACCGGGACCCACGCCCGCCCGCTCGAGGTGCCAGGCATCCGCGCTCGTGGGGCCTTCACCTTCCGCGCGATGGAAGACGCACAGACCCTGCGCGCGTTCCTGGCCATCCGCAGGACGGAGCTGCCACGTGCCCTCCGAGCGGTGGTGGTCGGCGGAGACGAGTCCGGGGTCGACGTTGCGCTCGCTCTGGACGAGGCCGGAGTGCAGACGACCCTCGTCGCCACCGCGGATCGGCTGCTTCCCTCCGTGCTGTCGGCGCCGGCTGCGGCGGCGCTGCGGCGGGTCATGGAGGCACGCGGGATCACCGTGCGGACCCGGACGCGGCTGACGCGCGTCGATCCCGACGAGGCCGGTGCCGTCACCGCGGTCGAGTTCCAGGACGGGACCTTCGCCCGGGCGGACCTCGTCGTGACGACCGGTGCACGGGCCAGAGACGAACTCGCGCGCAACGCCGGTCTCCCGGTGCGCCAGGGCGGAGGCGTGATCGTGGATGCCGCCGGACAGACAGAGGATGAGCGGATCCTCGCCATCGGGGACGTCGCGGTGGGAGTCGGTCAGCTCGAGCGGGGCGTCGAAGCCGCATGCTCCTCCGCGGACCGTGCGGTCGCCGCCCTGTGCGGTGCTCCGCTCACGGACCGAGGACCGCGGCGCTGGTACGGACGGCCCGGTGGCATCGACCTCGCCGTCCTGCGGATCGACGACGTCCGTGGGTCGGCCTTCGCCGTCCCGCTGTCCGCCCTCGACGGACGCCGTTTCGGAGAGATCCTGCTCTCCGCAGATGCGCGTCAGGTGTACGGAACGACGACGATCGGCGAACAGGGTGAGGCATGGCTGGCGCGGTTCTCGCGCGATGACACCGATCGGCGCGCGGAGGTTCGCGTGCTTCTGGCTTCGGCAGCGTCCGACGACCGCGCGGACGAATGCGGCCACGGTCTCCTGACGCTCCCGCTGGACGCGCTGAGTGTCGAGCTGGATCGCCGGGGGATCCGGACGTTCGCCGATGCCCTGGCCGCAGCGGGGGAGAGCCGTGACTGCGGACCCTGCCTCCGCCGTCTGGCGGTTGCGCTGCTGCAGCGTGACCCCGCCCCTGCCGACACCCCCGACCGCCGACCGGGCGTCCGCCTCCGTGGTTCGGCCGCCGCTTCCGTCGTCGACGTCGAGGTCGAGGTCGGGAGGGAGATCGACGCTGCGCTCCTCCTCGTGATCGGCCGCCTGGCCCAGCGTCACGACGCCACGATCGGTCTCGGCGAGGGGACGATCACCGTCGGGGGGATCCGGGGCGGCGACCTCCCGCGAGTGCTGGCGGGCCTCCGGGCCGCAGGCGCGGTGATCCGGACCTCGGAGCCGGAAGCCGGCGGGCGCCACCCGATGACGCCGTTGGTCGGACCCGCGGACGGGGGAACCCGCCGGCGTCGAGACCTGGACCGCAGCGGCACAGGGACGGCGGCGGGAGTGCGGTCCGCAGAGGGGGCGAGATGA
- a CDS encoding DUF349 domain-containing protein: MSANEPAKPTPPVPTPPAVPLPRKAPTPAAVAPAAAKPTPVSSAGEWGRVSEDGTVEVREGESWRVVGQYPDGTPDEALAYFVRKYDDIAFKVVALEQRHQAGGASASDLSKQAAHLIDEATDAAAVGDLAGLRDRLTALTASLSEATAQEAQQAKELVEQAVAERTALVERAEAIAARDLSKVQWKQVTAELNELFESWQAQQQNGPRLSKGVSQQLWKRFRDARAVVDKHRRAFYSELDDAHKAARDAKSRLVERAEALAPRGVDGIPAYRSLLDEWKTAGRAGRKADDALWARFKAAGDALYAARAEQAAVEEADSAPKIEARQALLEQAKAVADEPNIKRARALLTRIQREWDEVGRIFPRDKERALDDKLRVIEQALKAREDVDWKKNNPETKARANDMSSQLHEAIEKLEAELAAAEKAGDSKAAKEAADALEARRAWLNALGG; this comes from the coding sequence GTGTCTGCCAACGAGCCCGCGAAGCCGACCCCGCCCGTTCCCACCCCGCCCGCCGTGCCGCTGCCGCGAAAGGCGCCGACACCGGCCGCCGTCGCGCCGGCCGCGGCGAAGCCGACCCCGGTCTCCTCCGCCGGCGAATGGGGCCGGGTCTCCGAAGACGGCACTGTCGAGGTGCGCGAGGGCGAGTCCTGGCGCGTCGTCGGTCAGTACCCGGACGGCACTCCCGACGAGGCCCTGGCCTACTTCGTCCGCAAGTACGACGACATCGCCTTCAAGGTCGTCGCCCTCGAGCAGCGTCACCAGGCCGGCGGCGCCTCGGCGAGCGACCTGTCCAAGCAGGCCGCCCACCTCATCGACGAAGCTACGGATGCCGCGGCCGTCGGCGACCTCGCCGGCCTCCGCGACCGCCTCACCGCACTGACCGCGTCGCTGTCCGAGGCCACCGCTCAGGAGGCGCAGCAGGCGAAGGAGCTCGTCGAGCAGGCCGTCGCCGAGCGCACCGCCCTCGTCGAGCGTGCCGAAGCCATCGCCGCCCGCGACCTGAGCAAGGTCCAGTGGAAGCAGGTGACCGCCGAGCTCAACGAGCTGTTCGAGTCCTGGCAGGCGCAGCAGCAGAACGGTCCGCGCCTGTCGAAGGGCGTCTCGCAGCAGCTCTGGAAGCGGTTCCGCGATGCCAGGGCCGTCGTCGACAAGCACCGCCGGGCGTTCTACTCCGAGCTCGACGATGCGCACAAGGCGGCGCGCGACGCGAAGTCCCGACTGGTCGAGCGCGCCGAGGCCCTGGCCCCGCGCGGGGTCGACGGCATCCCCGCCTACCGCTCCCTCCTGGACGAGTGGAAGACGGCCGGTCGCGCCGGACGCAAGGCCGACGACGCCCTGTGGGCACGGTTCAAGGCCGCCGGAGACGCGCTCTACGCCGCCCGTGCCGAGCAGGCCGCTGTGGAGGAGGCCGACTCGGCTCCGAAGATCGAGGCCCGGCAGGCGCTGCTCGAGCAGGCGAAGGCGGTCGCCGACGAGCCGAACATCAAGCGCGCCCGCGCCCTGCTCACGCGTATCCAGCGCGAGTGGGACGAGGTCGGACGCATCTTCCCGCGCGACAAGGAGCGCGCACTCGACGACAAGCTCCGCGTCATCGAGCAGGCACTCAAGGCGCGCGAGGACGTCGACTGGAAGAAGAACAACCCCGAGACCAAGGCGCGGGCGAACGACATGAGCTCGCAGCTCCACGAGGCCATCGAGAAGCTCGAGGCCGAACTGGCCGCCGCCGAGAAGGCCGGGGACAGCAAGGCCGCCAAGGAGGCAGCGGACGCCCTCGAGGCCCGTCGCGCCTGGCTCAACGCCCTCGGCGGCTGA
- a CDS encoding type IV toxin-antitoxin system AbiEi family antitoxin, with translation MHPALLYLPGARLSVGELSAARLDGHVVEVGDAYIPADLPESPDVRAQSIAALVQEGAAACGPSAAWIHGARDAPPSIHHVRRCVERRVRPRVQTRVSFHDTLVPAADLARLGGIFVTSPVRTMGDLATALHRDPRVLPWMQALAQVDPTALDGAIADLRARHRVPGSVSGVAALERLVRRT, from the coding sequence ATGCACCCCGCTCTGCTGTATCTGCCCGGCGCGCGCCTGAGCGTGGGCGAGCTCAGTGCCGCCCGGCTCGACGGCCATGTCGTCGAGGTCGGTGACGCCTACATCCCGGCTGATCTGCCGGAGTCCCCCGATGTGCGGGCGCAGAGCATCGCCGCGCTCGTCCAGGAGGGCGCAGCGGCCTGCGGGCCCAGTGCCGCCTGGATCCACGGCGCCCGCGATGCCCCGCCGTCGATCCACCACGTGCGACGCTGCGTGGAGCGCCGGGTGCGCCCGCGGGTGCAGACCAGAGTGTCGTTCCACGACACCTTGGTCCCCGCGGCGGACCTGGCTCGCCTCGGCGGGATCTTCGTGACGTCGCCGGTGCGCACGATGGGCGACCTCGCCACGGCGCTGCACCGCGATCCCCGTGTGCTCCCGTGGATGCAGGCCCTCGCCCAGGTCGACCCGACCGCGCTCGACGGCGCCATCGCCGACCTCCGGGCCCGGCACCGAGTGCCCGGCAGCGTCAGTGGTGTCGCGGCGTTGGAGCGGCTCGTCAGGAGGACGTGA